The following are from one region of the Populus trichocarpa isolate Nisqually-1 chromosome 8, P.trichocarpa_v4.1, whole genome shotgun sequence genome:
- the LOC7471119 gene encoding putative beta-D-xylosidase, protein MADKINALPCLSFLLFLLCLSNHTVECRAPFACDAKNGLTRSLKFCRVNMPLHVRVRDLIGRLTLQEKIRLLVNNAAAVPRLGIQGYEWWSEALHGVSNVGPGTKFGGAFPGATSFPQVITTAASFNKSLWEEIGRVVSDEARAMFNGGMAGLTYWSPNVNVFRDPRWGRGQETPGEDPVVAGKYAASYVRGLQGNSGFRLKVAACCKHYTAYDLDNWNGVDRYHFNARVSKQDLEDTYDVPFKSCVVEGKVASVMCSYNQVNGKPTCADPNLLKNTIRGEWRLNGYIVSDCDSVGVLYENQHYTATPEEAAAATIKAGLDLDCGPFLAIHTENAVKGGLLNEEDVNMALANTITVQMRLGLFDGEPSAQPFGKLGPRDVCTPAHQQLALHAAQQGIVLLQNSGRTLPLSRPNLTVAVIGPIADVTVTMIGNYAGVACGYTTPLQGISRYAKTIHQSGCIDVACNGNQQFGMAEAAASQADATVLVMGLDQSIEAEFRDRKDLLLPGYQQELISRVARASRGPTILVLMSGGPIDVSFAKNDPRIGAILWAGYPGQAGGAAIADVLFGTTNPGGKLPMTWYPQDYLAKVPMTNMGMRADPSRGYPGRTYRFYKGPVVFPFGHGMSYTTFAHSLVQAPQEVAVPFTSLYALQNTTAARNSIRVSHANCEPLVLGVHIDVKNTGDMDGTQTLLVFSSPPEGKWSANKKLIGFEKVHIVAGSKKRVKIDIPVCKHLSVVDRFGIRRLPIGKHDLHIGDLKHSISLQANLEEIKS, encoded by the exons ATGGCTGACAAAATCAACGCACTCCCATGTCTTTCATTTCTATTGTTTCTTCTTTGCTTATCCAATCACACTGTAGAATGCCGGGCACCTTTCGCTTGCGACGCAAAAAATGGGCTAACAAGAAGCTTGAAGTTCTGTAGGGTTAATATGCCATTACACGTGAGAGTGAGGGATTTGATTGGGAGGCTGACATTGCAAGAGAAGATTAGGCTGTTAGTCAACAACGCTGCTGCTGTACCTAGGCTTGGCATTCAAGGGTATGAATGGTGGTCTGAGGCTCTTCATGGTGTGTCCAATGTGGGACCAGGGACCAAGTTTGGTGGGGCTTTTCCCGGGGCCACTAGcttccctcaagttatcactaCTGCTGCTTCGTTCAACAAGTCTCTGTGGGAGGAAATCGGACGG GTAGTGTCTGATGAAGCAAGGGCAATGTTCAATGGAGGGATGGCTGGCTTGACATATTGGAGTCCAAACGTTAATGTATTCCGTGACCCCAGGTGGGGTCGAGGGCAGGAAACTCCTGGTGAAGACCCTGTTGTTGCTGGGAAATATGCTGCAAGCTATGTTAGGGGACTCCAAGGTAACAGTGGTTTCAGACTAAAAGTTGCTGCCTGCTGCAAACACTATACCGCCTATGATCTTGATAATTGGAATGGAGTGGATCGGTACCACTTCAATGCCAGA GTAAGCAAGCAAGACTTGGAAGACACTTATGATGTGCCGTTCAAGTCCTGTGTGGTGGAAGGGAAAGTGGCCAGTGTAATGTGCTCTTACAATCAAGTCAATGGAAAGCCCACTTGTGCTGATCCTAACCTCCTTAAAAACACCATCCGTGGTGAATGGCGTCTTAATGG ATACATTGTATCAGACTGTGACTCAGTTGGGGTACTCTATGAGAACCAACACTACACTGCCACACCAGAAGAAGCAGCTGCGGCCACTATTAAAGCAGGCCTAGATTTGGACTGTGGCCCATTCCTGGCTATCCACACCGAGAATGCTGTGAAGGGAGGATTGCTAAATGAAGAAGATGTAAACATGGCCTTAGCCAATACAATAACTGTCCAGATGAGACTCGGCTTGTTTGATGGAGAGCCATCAGCCCAGCCATTTGGTAAATTGGGCCCAAGAGATGTTTGCACTCCAGCCCACCAACAACTGGCTCTCCACGCGGCCCAACAAGGCATTGTTTTGCTTCAAAATAGCGGGCGGACCTTGCCTTTGTCCAGACCCAATCTTACTGTGGCAGTAATTGGGCCCATTGCCGATGTTACCGTTACCATGATAGGAAATTATGCTG GTGTTGCATGTGGTTATACCACTCCTCTTCAAGGGATTAGTAGATATGCTAAGACCATTCATCAATCTGGATGCATTGATGTGGCCTGCAATGGGAACCAGCAATTTGGTATGGCTGAGGCTGCAGCCAGTCAAGCCGATGCTACTGTTCTTGTAATGGGGCTTGATCAATCTATAGAAGCAGAGTTTAGGGATAGGAAAGACCTTCTCTTACCTGGATACCAACAAGAACTTATATCAAGGGTGGCTAGGGCATCAAGAGGTCCAACTATATTGGTGCTGATGAGCGGTGGTCCAATTGACGTCTCATTTGCTAAGAATGATCCTCGTATTGGTGCTATATTGTGGGCTGGATATCCTGGACAAGCTGGTGGTGCTGCTATCGCTGATGTTTTATTTGGAACAACTAATCCAG GTGGGAAGCTGCCAATGACATGGTATCCGCAGGACTACCTTGCTAAGGTGCCGATGACAAACATGGGAATGAGAGCAGACCCTTCAAGAGGTTATCCAGGTAGAACCTACAGATTCTACAAGGGGCCTGTTGTGTTCCCCTTTGGGCATGGAATGAGTTACACCACCTTTGCTCACTCCTTAGTGCAAGCTCCACAGGAGGTTGCGGTGCCATTTACAAGTCTCTATGCCTTGCAAAACACTACTGCTGCCAGGAATTCGATCAGGGTTTCGCACGCAAACTGCGAGCCACTCGTATTAGGCGTTCACATCGATGTGAAGAACACTGGAGATATGGATGGAACTCAAACACTTCTCGTGTTCTCCAGTCCACCAGAAGGAAAATGGTCAGCAAACAAAAAACTGATTGGTTTTGAAAAGGTTCATATAGTTGCAGGATCTAAAAAACGAGTCAAGATTGACATTCCTGTGTGTAAGCACTTGAGTGTCGTGGACCGATTCGGAATTCGAAGACTTCCAATCGGCAAACATGATCTTCACATTGGAGATCTTAAGCATTCTATTTCACTCCAAGCAAATCTAGAGGAGATCAAATCCTAA